The DNA segment ACTTTGCTCAGTTAGAAATCGTGCAACAGTATGCCGATAAAATTATCACTGTGGCCGGGGGGGCTGAGCGGGTTCATTCAGTGCACAATGCGCTTGAGTATCTCAAGTTGCATAAGCTCTGTAAGGCTAACCACTGGGTGTGTGTTCACGATGCCGCTCGGCCGTGTGTCAATCAGGCAGATATTGATCGGCTGTTTGCGTTGATGACGCATGCTGAGGCCAATCAGGCCGGGGGCTTGTTAGCGATACCTGCAGTCAATACGCTCAAACAAGTAAATATAAAAGATGGCACCATGCTCGCTGAACAAACCATTGACCGTTCAACCATTTGGCAAGCGCTAACGCCGCAGCTTTTTCCCTTTGCGGCCCTTTACCAAGCAATGTCCCAAGCGATTGCAGAAAATAAGCAGATTACTGACGAAGCCAGTGCAATGGAGCTGGCCGGTTATACGCCTCAGTTGCTGCAGGGTGCGTCGAGTAATATTAAAGTTACAGAGCCTGCAGATTTGCCGCTGGCTGAATTTTGGTTACAACGAATGAGAGAAATCTAGTGCGTATTGGTCATGGCTATGATGTGCATCGATTTGGACCGGGTAATCAAATTACCTTGGGCGGCGTTAACATTGATTGCGACTATGCTCTGATTGCGCATTCGGATGGCGATGTGATG comes from the Pseudomonadales bacterium genome and includes:
- the ispD gene encoding 2-C-methyl-D-erythritol 4-phosphate cytidylyltransferase, translated to MPPISNNVTPQVWVILPCAGIGKRFKADKPKQYLTIHNKTLVELALEAFLLRHDVQGVIVPLAEHDNYFAQLEIVQQYADKIITVAGGAERVHSVHNALEYLKLHKLCKANHWVCVHDAARPCVNQADIDRLFALMTHAEANQAGGLLAIPAVNTLKQVNIKDGTMLAEQTIDRSTIWQALTPQLFPFAALYQAMSQAIAENKQITDEASAMELAGYTPQLLQGASSNIKVTEPADLPLAEFWLQRMREI